The window TGAAGGCAACAGCACTCAATATTATACGGGCAGCTGCGTACAAAAAACGACAAAACAAGGGGAAAAAACCCTCATCACCCTCCTTCGGAGGCTTGATTGGCCTGATTTTGGTTATCAAAGTACGATTTTTTAAAAATTTTGGCAAAATCGCAAAAGTTGAAGCTGCAATGGCCCGATTTTGATTTTTTCACCCTCAAACTCCGGTGGACTTTTTGCCTAGCCATCAAGTGATCGAATAAAAAGTATACTGTTTTATGTATTTAACTTGATTGGTGATGAAACAAGAATAGCAGTATCGTATAGGAAGTTCCGAAAGATTCTGAACAAAAATAAGTCTGAGTTAAATATTGAAATTGAACAATTACCTGAGAATGAATTACAAATTTTAAATGATTTTAACCAACACCGTAATTGGGGACTTCATATACCAGAATCACTATTAAGACAAAAACGTGAATTTTTAAAAATAGATGAAAAAGTTATAGAAAAATATAAAAATAATGTTGTTGTTCCCTATTACGACTATTTTGAAATAAAATATTTGGAAATGTTAAATTCTGAAGTTAAAGATGTTTTATCAGGGATTAATATAATTGAACAAAGAATATTCAAGGATTACAGTGCTTTAATCGGTGAGAAATTCTCAGTCGAGATAGAGCAACAACAAGTAAAACCATACGCCCTTATGAAAATTGCAGAAGCATCATTTAATGTACAGCGTGGTAAAAGCACATAACAAATCAATTAACCTGACTAAAAAAGCTGCGCTTTTTTAGCATGTTATCTCAAGTGTTAGCAGCAATTCGCAGGGTGCATAAACTGCATCGCTATTATGCCGAATGAATCAAACCGCCCCTGAATCCCCCATCAACTTCAGGGCATTCCTTTACCCTCCCCGCCATTCACCTTGCCCCGTTTTCCCGCATCAGGTAATATGTGCCTATGGACAACCGCTTGCAGCGGATCACCATTTTACAAGCCTGCTCATGATGCAATTCGGAGGTTTGAAAAGGAAAATGCCGAGCTGTTCGACAGGGTACATAATCAATCGGACGTGAAAAACACATGAAGCAATCGGTTTATATAGAAACATCAATCCCAAGCTATCTTACGGCCAGACCGAGCCGAGATATCAGAGCCGCAGCATGGCAGCAGATCACCGGGCAGTGGTGGGATGAGGTTCGCCCGGCTTACGAACTTTTCACCTCGGAGTTGACTGTTGTCGAGGCATCAGCCGGGCATCCAGAAGCGGCTGCACGACGACTCGAAGCGATAGCCGATCTTGGCAGACTGCCCATTGATGATGAGGCCAAGGAACTTGCTGAATTGTTGATAACGAAGGGAGGAATCCCCGCTGCCGCCGAAGCCGATGCGTTGCACGTCGCAGTCGCGGCGGTTCATCATATTGATTATCTGCTTACATGGAACTGCCGACATATTGATAATGCTGCCAATAAGCCGATTATCCGAAAAATTTGTGCGGAAGCCGGGTATATATGCCCGGAAATCTGCACCCCGATGGAACTCATGCCGGAGGATAAAAATAATGTACCAGGATGAAATTATAACTGAAGTCTGGAAGAATCGTGATTCTTATACCGCAAAACATCATCACAGTCTGGCCGAGATAGTCGCCGACCTACAGACTCGGCAGAAAAGACCGGGTTGCAGGATTGTGGACAGACGGGGTCAAAGAAGATCTTCCGACCGATCTTCTTCCGTGGCTGCCGAAGCCTGATCTGCTTCTGTCTGTCAAGCGGAAACAAAATCGGATACTTTCACGTCTTGCTTCTGTGGAATATGAAAGCAAGGCGTTACCCTCTCCGCCATTCACCTTGCCCCTCCTTCCCGCATCAGGTAATATATCCATCTGATGGAAAATGAACGCCCCCCTGATCATCGCGGCAATGCGACGGCGGGCGGGTGAGCTTTGTGGTATGCGCAGGAAAAGAAATGAGTCCAACCGTATTTAGAAAAAGCGGATATAGATTTTTCTTTTTCTCAAGAGAAGAAGGAAGAATGCATGTTCATGTGATTTCAGGTGATGGTGAAGCGAAGTATTGGCTGGAACCAGAAATTGAACTGGCAAAAAATCACAAACACACAAGAAAGCAATTGAAACAGATCGAAGCATGAATAGAGGCGCACTACAATGATCTCGTTAGCTCATGGCAAACACACTTCGAAAGTTGAAATAGGAAATATATCAGCCCATGGGATTTGGCTACTTACTCACGATAAAGAGCTCTTTATGTCATACGAAAACTTCCCATGGTTCAAAGAGCAAACGGTAAATTCAATTATAAATGTCGAGGAGCAAGGCCCGGGCCACTATTATTGGCCTGACCTGGATATTGACCTAACTGATGAAATCATTGAACATCCAGCACGCTTTCCTCGTATATCAGCAAAGCGCATAAACTCGCACCAACAAAAGTAGCGCAACGAAAGGCACGCCGCTTTTGTGGTCCGGTTGCTTGGCGTCAGCAGCAATTCGCAGGGAGCATAAAGTGCGCCGCTATTATGCCGAATGAATCAAACCGCCCTGCATCCCCCATCAACTTCAGGGCATTCCTTTACCCTCTCCGCCATTCACCTTGCCCCTCCTTCCCGCATCAGGGCGTTGACTCCCCCCGATACCTTTATCTATCCTGCGGCCTGATCATCCCCAAAATTCCTGTGCCGCCTCGGAACTGATTGACGCAACACACATCCTGCTGCTACACTGTCGATTAAAAAGTTTATCAACATACAAACAGGAAACGTAACCTTCCGATTTTCTCACAACACAGGAGCACCTGAATGGAAGTAACAGTGAACATCCCGGAGAAATACGTTGTCAGCCGCTCTCCTGACGAGTTGAGATTACTGCTCAAACTAAACACTGCCATAGACATGTACAGGTCAGGACAAATCTCTTCCGGTGCAGCCGTTGAATTCATAGGAGAAATAGACCGTGCTGAATTTCTCTATGAATGTCAAAAAAGAGGTGTTGAACCTCAAGGCTATGAAAATACCGAAGAGCTGGAAGCTGAAGTAGCCATGCTTGATCATGCTCTAAAAATGGCAAACGAAGTTGCAGACGAATGAAGCTGGTACCCTTAAATAACACAAAAAAATATGAGCACACATCCTCTGGCAGGAGAACCTGCCCCGAAATCCATCTTAGTCAATGTCCCGGAGCTGATCTCCGCCTATTTCACCCGGCAGCCTGATGTTCAGCAGGCCACCGAGCGCATTAGCTTCGGCACCTCGGGTCATCGCGGCAGTTCGCTAAAGCGCAGCTTCAACGAGGCCCATATCCTGGCTGTGACCCAGGCAGTTTGCGAGTATCGGCAAGAGGCAGGCATTGACGGTATCCTCTTTATGGGTATGGATACCCATGCCTTGTCCTGGCCTGCCCAGCTGACCGCAGTCCAGGTGCTTGCGGCCAATGGAGTTGCAGTTCGCATCGCTGCGGGTTCCGGTGCTGATCAGTTCGGGTACACACCGACACCGGTGATCTCCCATGCCATCCTCACCCATAATCGCATCGACGATGATGGCGATAACAAGAGAAAGCTCTGTGACGGCATAGTTATCACCCCGTCCCATAATCCACCGATGGATGGTGGGTTTAAGTATAATCCCCCGCACGGCGGCCCGGCTGATACCGATGTCACCCAGATTATCGAGGCCCGTGCCAATCAGATCCTTGAAGAAAATCTTGCTGCGGTAAAAACGGTTTCGCTTGAGGACGCACTCAAGGCGGAAAGCGTGCAGCTGTACGATTACATCACCCCCTATGTGAATGATCTGGAACAGGTGATTGATATGGAAGCCATTGCGCAGTCCGGTATCCGTATCGGTGCCGACGCAATGGGTGGAGCAGGCATGGCCTATTGGCAGGCTATTAAAGAGCGGTACGGTCTCAACATGGAAATTTTCCATGACAACCTGGATTCCACGTTCTCCTTTATGCATTGCGATAAGGACGGCAAAATCCGGATGGATTGCTCCTCGCCCTATGCTATGGCGGGCTTAGTGGCGATGAAGGAAGATTTTGATATCGCCTTTGGCAATGACACCGACTTTGATCGGCACGGCATTGTCACCAAGAGTGCGGGCCTGATGAACCCGAACCATTACCTGAGCGTGGCTATTTCCTACTTGGCCCAAAACCGCCCCCAATGGAAGAATGATCTCGCCATAGGCAAGACCTTGGTCAGCAGCTCCATTATTGATCGGGCAGCGGCCCATCTTGGTCGGAAAGTGGTGGAAGTACCCGTGGGCTTTAAGTGGTTTGTGGATGGCCTGCTCAAAGGAACGGTCTTTTTCGGCGGCGAGGAAAGCGCAGGAGCCAGTTTTCTCCGCAAGGACGGTACGGTCTGGAGTACGGACAAAGATGGTATTATCCTCAACCTGCTGGCAGCAGAAATCACCGCGAAAACCGGACGCGATCCGGGAAAACATTACCAGGAGCTGACCGAGCAGTTCGGCGCACCCATCTACGCCCGCATTGATGCCCTGGCCAGCCCGGAACAAAAGGCGGTGCTCAAAAATCTCAAACCAGAAGATGTACAGGCGACCTCTTTGGCCGGAGAACCTATCACAGCGGTACTCACTAATGCACCGGGCAATGATGCGCCCATCGGCGGCCTGAAGATCGTGGCGGAAAATGGTTGGTGCGCCTTGCGGCCCTCTGGTACCGAGGATATCTACAAAATTTATGCGGAGAGCTTTATTGACGAGATCCACCTGAGCCGAATTCAGGAAGAGGCTAAGGCTATGGTGGCGGGGTTGCTGTAAACTGATATCAGAGGAGCTATTATGGCAACGATCATACAAGGCACTAGTAAGAAACCGGTTTCTGCGCAGCGATTAGCAGATTTTTTTACCCGTCACACCAAGTACGACGGTTTTTTGTACATCGGTTATCCGATTATTGGTACAGCTGAAGGGCCTTATCCAATTGATGCAATCTTTATCTCAAAAAACAAGGGGCTTGTTGTTTTCAGTCTTGTGGAAGGACGAGATATGGATGGTATTCAAGATGCCCAAGATGATAGCTATAATAAGCTGGAGTCAAAACTCAGAGCATATAAAAATTTGATGAAGGGCCGCTCGTTGCAAGTGTTGATTAGTCCGGTAACCTTTGCTCCTGTGCGTGAAGATGCGTCAAATTTATCTCAGGAAGAATATCCTGTATGTAACGAATCAAATCTGGAAGAATGGCTTGATAGTTGTGAATGGGATGATCCAAGTTGTTTTGAAGACTTGGTGGCTGTTATTCAGGCTATTTCCACCATTCGTAAGGGCCGAAAAAAACGGGAAGTACAAAAAACCGATTCACGAGGGGCAACATTAAAGCAATTGGAAGATTCCATTGCAAACCTTGATAATCTTCAAGGTCGGGCCGTTATAGAGACCGTCGAAGGTGTACAGCGCATTCGAGGGCTAGCTGGTTCAGGAAAGACTATCGTGTTAGCTTTGAAAGCGGCATACCTGCACGCCCATCACCCAAATTGGAAGATAGCGGTAACTTTCAATAGTCGTTCGCTCAAGGCTCAATTTCGACAACTGATCAACACATTCGTTATTGAACAAACGAATGAAGAACCGGACTGGGATAATATTCAAATTATTCATGCCTGGGGAGCACCAGGAGGCGGCGATCGAAATGGACTCTACTATAGCTTCTGTCAATCTCATGGCTTAGAATATTATGATTTTGGTTCAGCTAAACGCAAGTTTGGAAACAAGAAAGAGTTCGAAGGAGTCTGTCAGGAGGCACTTGACAAATGTGCCAATCCATCGGGCAACTATGATGCTATCCTTATAGACGAGGCTCAGGATTTTCCCCCGTCATTTTTACGGATATGCTTCGAAATGCTAACATCAGAAAAACGCTTGGTATATGCATATGACGAGCTACAAAATCTGAATTCTCAATCTCTTCCTTCTCCAGAAGAAATTTTTGGCAAAAATCCAGATGGATCTCCAAGAGTCCAATTTAATCAGAATCAGCCCGGCAAACCGCAGCAGGATATTATCCTTGAAAAATGCTATCGGAACTCTCGTCCCATACTTGTTACAGCACATGCATTAGGGTTTGGTATTTATAGAACAAAAGATACGGAAGCTGGCACAGGACTAGTGCAGATTTTTGACCATCACCAACTTTGGGAGGAAGTTGGCTATAAAGTAACTGATGGCAAATTGGCCGATAATTGTAATGTAAAACTTGAACGGACGGAAGATAGCAGTCCTCTCTTTCTGGAAGACCATTCTCCTCTTGAAGATCTGATCCATTTCCATTGCTTTAACTCCAAAGAAGAACAGGCTAACTGGCTTGCAGATGCCGTTAAATCTAATTTAACAGAAGACGAGCTGCGCCCGGATGACATTGTTGTTATTAACCCTAACCCTTTTTCAACAAAATCTGAAGTAGGCTTTCCTAGAAGACTGCTTTTTGAACATGGAATCAACTCTCATCTGGCCGGAGTTGATACTTCACCTGATGTTTTTTTTGATACAGACAATGAATCCGTTACCTTTACCGGCATATATCGAGCAAAAGGGAATGAGGCAGGCATGGTTTATATCATTAATGCTCAAGACTGTTATTTTTCATTAGGAAACTTGGCCGGTGTACGTAACCGATTGTTTACCGCTATCACAAGGAGCAAAGCATGGGTTCGTGTTCTTGGCGTAGGCAAAGACATGCAACATCTTATGAACGAATTTGATCAAGTTAAAGAAAATGAATTCAAACTAAATTTTCATTATCCTAACAAAGAACAGAGAAAATATCTTAATATTGTCAATCGCGATATGACGGACGCTGAACATCGTAGAGTAGAAAAAAAGAAAAGTGATGTTGCACAGCTCATTGAAGATCTCGAATCGGGTCGCGTTTATCCAGAAGACTTAGGAGCGGATAAAATTAAACGTCTTAAAGAGTTACTGGGGAAGCTGGAGACGGATTGATGCCAAGCCCGGAAAAAACTCGCCAACAAATGGAAAGACTCACAGCGGAATTAGTAGGATTGAGCCTATGTAATCGGCAAAACTTTCCAGCGATGCGAAATTTAGGACAAGGCTGTTGCGAGGTTGGAATTGGTACCAAAGGAACTCTCAGTTATGCGCTGAAAAATATTTCTTACCGAGACATCTACACGGAACTTGACCGTATGCATTCCTATAATATGCGGATGCTTGACGGCGCACTCATTCATATGATGTACCGCTTTAGAAATAACCAGCTTGAGGCCCACCGGCTGGCATTCTTCCCGTCACCGTTCTTAGGCGAATTTCAGAACAACCCGGAAATATATCTTGAAGATGAAATTTATGCAGAAGTAATCATGCGAAATATTGTACCATTTCCTCTGCGATTTGATTTTGACTGTAGGGAAGAAGTAGTTGTCGAAATGTATCATCCGAAATCACATCTCACCTTGGGGCAATATCAGAACTGCAGAATCCCGGTCAGCTCCCCCTTGACTCCTCATCATTTTATCGGATTCGTTTTGCGAAATTTTTATAATACAGCTTACCGGAAATACTCAAACAAGATATCTGCTTTTACAGATCACTTTGAAACATCAATAACTGAACGAGAAAAAGAATTGCTTTATATTCAGTCACCTAATAACTAACGAACTTTTCAGTAAAAAACAACGCCCCGCAATAAGATCTCACATTTTCTGAAACTCCACCCAAAAAAATATGGATACCTTTCTCCTTGACGACCAACTCCGCAACTTTTTGCGGGAAGACCTGGAACACGGCGACATCACCACTGATGCCATCTTTTCTGATCAGGAAACCGCCACGGTAATCCTCCGGGCCAGGGAACCGCTGGTCGCTGCCGGCATGGAGCAGATAGCGGCCAGGGTTTTCCGTTTGCTTGATGAGCGCGTGACTTTTTCCCGACCAACAGCGGACGGTGAGCGGGTAAACGCCGGTGAAGTGCTGATGACCGTCAGCGGTTCGGTGCGCAGCCTGCTCCGGGGTGAGCGCGTGGCCCTGAATCTGATTCAACGCCTCTGCGCCATCACCACCCTGACCCGACAATATGTGGACGCTGTGCAGGGACTCAAGGTCAGCATTGTTGATACCCGCAAAACCACACCGGGCCTGCGAATGTTGGAAAAATATGCTGTCCGAGTCGGCGGGGGCAGGAATCACCGCTACAGCCTCAGCGACGGGGTTCTGATCAAGGATAATCACATTGCTGCCTGCGGTTCCATCCGTCAAGCTGTGGAAAAGACACGAGCCGCAGTGCCGCATACCATCGCCATTGAGGTGGAGACGGACACGCTGGAACAGGTGCAGGAATGCCTGGAATGCAGAGTTCAGATCATCATGCTGGATAATATGGATTGCAATACCATGCGGCAGGCCGTCAGCATGATCAACGGGAAGGCCTTGGTCGAGGCCTCTGGCGGGGTAAGTCTGGACACGGTACGGGGAATCGCTGAAACCGGGGTGGATATCATCTCTGTCGGCGCATTAACCCACTCTGCTCGCTCCTGTGATATCGGACTTGATTGGCAGTAACCTCCTTCATTGTCCCTTTGCCCCTTCAGCCTACCCGAAGGGTGGAAAATCCCTGGTGTAAACCGCCAGCTTCCAACCGATGGCAGTTTGGTTCTCATCTCACTAATTTTCAGGTGATCTTTTTATTTTTTCTTCTTTTCCATTTATCAAAAGCATGGTACAATAAACAATACTAGGGGTTCTAATTTTACAACATCCACCCTTAACCACCTACAATTAACATAATAGCACTTGAGACATAATGCTAATTTTGTTATGAGGAGAATAAAATAAGGGTATGAGAGGAGGAAATATGTTTGTCTGCATTGTTGAACAACACGATATTGTCGATCCCTCCGGTGTCCGAACCGGCGAACAAGAGCTGCTTGCCACTCATGCTATTGATCTTGAAACCAACAACATCCTTTCCCTTCCGCGAATTTCGCTCTCTCAACTTAATGCTGTGTATTCGGCCTCTTTGGGCAGCTGGGTCATCAAATAAGAATGGAATCACTTTGCTGAAAAAAAGAGAGAAAATATCAGCCTGAGGTGATTTTAAAGTACGCCGCAAGCAGCGGGGCATCAAACCCAGAGCTTCGCAATGAATAAAAAAGACTGGCAGGCCGTTGAACAGGCCCGAGAACTGTTCAACCTGGGAGAGCAGGCAACAGCCGAGGAAATGAAGCATGCCTATCGTCGGATGTGCAAAAAATACCATCCAGATAGGGCCGAAGAGGCGGATAAAAAAAGGTATGCCGAAATTATGTGCCGCCTGACAGAATCCTACGAACTGCTCATGCGCTATATCAAACAGTACCGTTTCCCTCTGAAACCGGATAAAGAGAGCCTTTATGATCCTGAAGACTGGTGGATGAATCGTTTCGGTGACGACCCGCTCTGGGGAAGAAAAAAACGTTAAGCAGAGTTAAGCAGAACCGACAAGGGGTTACGTCTACTGTATAACGGCCACGGCCTTCACAAAGTCTTTTTTTGATAAATCCGGGCCTTCTCGTCAATAACCTTCATTTCTTTTTCCAGGCCAGAAAATCTGAGACTCTCTGTACTGCCGAGACA is drawn from Candidatus Electrothrix rattekaaiensis and contains these coding sequences:
- a CDS encoding type II toxin-antitoxin system VapC family toxin, with amino-acid sequence MKQSVYIETSIPSYLTARPSRDIRAAAWQQITGQWWDEVRPAYELFTSELTVVEASAGHPEAAARRLEAIADLGRLPIDDEAKELAELLITKGGIPAAAEADALHVAVAAVHHIDYLLTWNCRHIDNAANKPIIRKICAEAGYICPEICTPMELMPEDKNNVPG
- a CDS encoding DUF4160 domain-containing protein; translation: MSPTVFRKSGYRFFFFSREEGRMHVHVISGDGEAKYWLEPEIELAKNHKHTRKQLKQIEA
- a CDS encoding UPF0175 family protein; this encodes MEVTVNIPEKYVVSRSPDELRLLLKLNTAIDMYRSGQISSGAAVEFIGEIDRAEFLYECQKRGVEPQGYENTEELEAEVAMLDHALKMANEVADE
- the pgm gene encoding phosphoglucomutase (alpha-D-glucose-1,6-bisphosphate-dependent), whose product is MSTHPLAGEPAPKSILVNVPELISAYFTRQPDVQQATERISFGTSGHRGSSLKRSFNEAHILAVTQAVCEYRQEAGIDGILFMGMDTHALSWPAQLTAVQVLAANGVAVRIAAGSGADQFGYTPTPVISHAILTHNRIDDDGDNKRKLCDGIVITPSHNPPMDGGFKYNPPHGGPADTDVTQIIEARANQILEENLAAVKTVSLEDALKAESVQLYDYITPYVNDLEQVIDMEAIAQSGIRIGADAMGGAGMAYWQAIKERYGLNMEIFHDNLDSTFSFMHCDKDGKIRMDCSSPYAMAGLVAMKEDFDIAFGNDTDFDRHGIVTKSAGLMNPNHYLSVAISYLAQNRPQWKNDLAIGKTLVSSSIIDRAAAHLGRKVVEVPVGFKWFVDGLLKGTVFFGGEESAGASFLRKDGTVWSTDKDGIILNLLAAEITAKTGRDPGKHYQELTEQFGAPIYARIDALASPEQKAVLKNLKPEDVQATSLAGEPITAVLTNAPGNDAPIGGLKIVAENGWCALRPSGTEDIYKIYAESFIDEIHLSRIQEEAKAMVAGLL
- a CDS encoding ATP-binding domain-containing protein, which encodes MATIIQGTSKKPVSAQRLADFFTRHTKYDGFLYIGYPIIGTAEGPYPIDAIFISKNKGLVVFSLVEGRDMDGIQDAQDDSYNKLESKLRAYKNLMKGRSLQVLISPVTFAPVREDASNLSQEEYPVCNESNLEEWLDSCEWDDPSCFEDLVAVIQAISTIRKGRKKREVQKTDSRGATLKQLEDSIANLDNLQGRAVIETVEGVQRIRGLAGSGKTIVLALKAAYLHAHHPNWKIAVTFNSRSLKAQFRQLINTFVIEQTNEEPDWDNIQIIHAWGAPGGGDRNGLYYSFCQSHGLEYYDFGSAKRKFGNKKEFEGVCQEALDKCANPSGNYDAILIDEAQDFPPSFLRICFEMLTSEKRLVYAYDELQNLNSQSLPSPEEIFGKNPDGSPRVQFNQNQPGKPQQDIILEKCYRNSRPILVTAHALGFGIYRTKDTEAGTGLVQIFDHHQLWEEVGYKVTDGKLADNCNVKLERTEDSSPLFLEDHSPLEDLIHFHCFNSKEEQANWLADAVKSNLTEDELRPDDIVVINPNPFSTKSEVGFPRRLLFEHGINSHLAGVDTSPDVFFDTDNESVTFTGIYRAKGNEAGMVYIINAQDCYFSLGNLAGVRNRLFTAITRSKAWVRVLGVGKDMQHLMNEFDQVKENEFKLNFHYPNKEQRKYLNIVNRDMTDAEHRRVEKKKSDVAQLIEDLESGRVYPEDLGADKIKRLKELLGKLETD
- a CDS encoding DUF2290 domain-containing protein, translated to MPSPEKTRQQMERLTAELVGLSLCNRQNFPAMRNLGQGCCEVGIGTKGTLSYALKNISYRDIYTELDRMHSYNMRMLDGALIHMMYRFRNNQLEAHRLAFFPSPFLGEFQNNPEIYLEDEIYAEVIMRNIVPFPLRFDFDCREEVVVEMYHPKSHLTLGQYQNCRIPVSSPLTPHHFIGFVLRNFYNTAYRKYSNKISAFTDHFETSITEREKELLYIQSPNN
- the nadC gene encoding carboxylating nicotinate-nucleotide diphosphorylase; its protein translation is MDTFLLDDQLRNFLREDLEHGDITTDAIFSDQETATVILRAREPLVAAGMEQIAARVFRLLDERVTFSRPTADGERVNAGEVLMTVSGSVRSLLRGERVALNLIQRLCAITTLTRQYVDAVQGLKVSIVDTRKTTPGLRMLEKYAVRVGGGRNHRYSLSDGVLIKDNHIAACGSIRQAVEKTRAAVPHTIAIEVETDTLEQVQECLECRVQIIMLDNMDCNTMRQAVSMINGKALVEASGGVSLDTVRGIAETGVDIISVGALTHSARSCDIGLDWQ
- a CDS encoding DnaJ domain-containing protein gives rise to the protein MNKKDWQAVEQARELFNLGEQATAEEMKHAYRRMCKKYHPDRAEEADKKRYAEIMCRLTESYELLMRYIKQYRFPLKPDKESLYDPEDWWMNRFGDDPLWGRKKR